In Methanocaldococcus sp., the genomic stretch TTAAGAGGTTTTGAGCAATTTGTTGTGGGAAGACCAGCTGAGGAAGTGCCAAGAATCGTTCCAAGGATCTGTGGAATTTGTCAAACTCCTCACCATTTAGCAAGTGTTAAGGCTGTTGATAACGCATGGGACGTAGAAATTCCTGAACCCGCAAAAAAATTAAGAGAATTAATGAACATTGGTAATATAATTCATAGTCATGCATTGCACTTCTACTTTTTAGCAGCTCCTGATTTTGTTCTTGGAGTAGATGCTGATCCTAAGATAAGAAATGTAATAGGAGTTATAAACAAAGCTCCAGAAGTTGCAAAACAGGCAATTGAATTGAGAAAATTTGGACAGAAAATTGTTGAAATGATTGGAGGGAAAGCAATTCATCCAGTTACTGGGATTCCAGGAGGGCAAGCAAAAAGATTAACTGAAGAAGAGAGAGATGAGTTACTAAAAGATATAGATAGAATGATAGAATATGCCAAGAATGGAGTAGAATTAATAAAGAAATTAAATGAACAGTATATGGACTTAATAAAAACATTAGGAGTTATAGACACATGGTATTTAGGATTAGTTAAAGATGGAAAACATAATGTTTATGATGGAACTTTAAGATTCTTATCTCCTGATGGAAAAGAGAAAGTAGAATTCAAACCTAATGAATATTTAGATTACATTGGGGAACATGTAGTTTCATACAACTATGTTAAGCATCCATTTTATAAAAAAGTTGGATATCCTGAAGGAATTTATAGAGTAGGCCCATTATCAATGTTAAATGTTTGTGATTCAATGGAAACTGATTTAGCTGAAGAATATAGAAAAGAATTCTTTGATATTTTTGGATTTCCAGCAAATCAATCATTAGCTTATCATCATGCAAGATTAATTGAACTTGTTAAAGCATGTGAGAAAGCAAAGATATTGTTAGAAGATAATGACATAACTTCTGATGATATAAAAGCAGAAGTAGAACCTAAAGCCGGAAATGGTGTAGGGGTAGTATATGCTCCAAGAGGGGTTTTAATACACAATTATGAAACAGATGAGAATGGAATTGTTGTTAAGGCAAACATGATAGTAGCATCAACGCATAATGTTCCTACAATGGAAAAAGCGATTCAGCAGGCAGCTAAAGAAATATTTAAATAAAACTTTTTGGAAAATTTAGAATTACGCTCATCCTATTTATCTTATTCCCTTTTTAATTAGTATAATTATTGTGGTGATGAGTATGGCTGAAAAAAGCACAGTAAAAGTTGATGAGGCAAAATTAAACTTAATAGAGATTGTTTTAAGAGCATACGATCCTTGATATTCATGTGCAGCACACATAATAGTAAAAGATAAGAAAGGAGAAAAAATTATTGAAGTTATAAAAGAATAAGCTCACAACCGAACCCTTTTGGGAGGTTGTGAGCTATTATCCCCTTACGCATGGGGATTACGCTAAAATCCTTTTAAGGGTTTTAGATCAAAATCTTTTGAGGAGGATGTGATAATTATGAGCATAACCATACAAAAAGAAGCATGTTTAGTATGTTATGCGTGTCAAGCAGAATGTCCGACAAAGGCGATAGATATAGACAGTTTTAAAGTATGTAGTTTATGCATGTCGTGTGTTAAAGTATGTCCTACTGGGGCGTTAGTGGAGGAAGAGATAGAGATAAATGGGAAGAAGGTAAAGAGGGTAAATTATTTAGCTCATAAATGTAAAAAGTGTGGGCAATGTGCAGAGGCATGTCTAGTAGGGATAAAGAAGGTAGATGATGAATTTCCATATTCGAAGGGGCATTGTGTTCTATGTCAAAAATGTATAGAGGTTTGTCCGATTGAAATTATATCATTGCCTGGAATAATAGACAAACCAAGGAAGGAGATAAAAGTTCCAAAGGAGCCGATAGTAGTTACAGAAGCATGTGTTGGCTGTGGATTATGTGTAGATGAGTGTCCAGTGGATGCAATAAGATTAGAGGGGAATAAGGCGGTAATAGATAAGAGTAAGTGTGTTTACTGTAGTATCTGTGCTCAAACATGTCCATGGAACGCTATCTTTGTTGCTGGTAGAATACCTAAGAAGAGAAGGAAAGAAGTTAAGAAGTTTGAAGTTGATGCAGAAAAGTGTATTTTCTGTTTAAAGTGTGTTGAAATCTGTCCAGGAAATATGATTAAAGTAGATAAAGAGAATATGATCGTTATTCCTCCTAAATCATGTCCCGCTTGTAAGCTATGTGTAAATATCTGTCCAGTCGATGCTTTAGAATTAGATGTTAAATTGGCCTCTCCACATCCGATAACTGACGAAGGATTAGTAATAGTTGAGGAAGATTTCGAAGTATTGAAGAAATGTGCTTCAGTCTGTCCAACTGAGGCAATAGTCGTAGATGAAGAGAAGAAAGAAGTAAGAATGTGTATCGTTTGTGGGGCATGTACTATAGCTTGCCCTACTGGAGCCTTAAAATTGGGTAAAATAGTCCATAACGGTAAAGAATATAATAGAATTGAATTTAGCCCCTACCTATGTGATAGATGCGGTAAATGTGTAGAAGTCTGCCCAATGAAAACATTAAGACTCACTAAGAGTAAAAAACTTCCATTAAAAGGTTACTGCGTAATGTGCCTCCTCTGCCTCTCCTGTGCCCAAGCCGAGAAAAAGAATGTCTTAACACTTAAGTAAATAGAATAAAATACATTTTAGGTGAGTGAATATGGTAAAAGTCGTTAGAAATGTAGTATGCCCATTTTGTGCGACATTATGTGACGATTTGGAGATATTAGTTGAGGATAACCACATAGTAGGAACAAGACACGCATGTAGAATTGGAAATGCTAAATTTATGCACTTCGAGGGAGCTGTTAGATATACAGAACCTTTAATGAGAGAGAACAAAAAAGATGATTTCAAAAAAGTTGATTATGATACAGCAATTGAAGAGACTGCAAGATTATTAGTTGAATCATCCTTACCTTTAATTTACGGATGGAGTGCAACTGAATGTCATTCACAAATGTATGGAGTTGAGTTAGCTGAATTAGTTGGGGCAGTTATTGACAATACAGCAAGTGTTTGACACGGACCTTCAGTTATGGCATTGCAGGATGTAGGATACCCAGTTTGTACATTAGGAGAAGTTAAAAACAGAGCTGATGTAGTTATATTTTGGGGAAGTAATCCAATGCACGCCCACCCAAGACACATGAGTAGATATTCAATATTCGCAAGAGGATTTTTCAGAGAAAGAGGAAGAGAAGACAGAACTATGATTGTTGTAGACCCAAGAGAGACAGATACTGCGAAATTGGCTGATATACACTTGCAAGTTGAACCCCACAAAGATTATGAATTAATAAGTGCAATGAGAGCAGTATTAAAAGGATTTGAATTACAAGTAGATAAAGTCGCTGGAATTCCAGCAGAATTAATTTATGAAGCAGTTGAAATTTGTAAAAATGCTCAGTTTGGGCAATTATTCTTTGCTATGGGAGTAACAATGACAAGAGGTAAGCATAGAAACATTGATAATGCTATTCAATTAGTAATTGACTTAAATGCATATACAAAATTCGGATTAATGCCTATGAGAGGACACTACAATGTAAATGGTTTCAACCAAGTCTTAACATGGGTTACAGGTTATCCATTTGGTATTGATTTCTCAAGAGGTTATCCAAGATACAACCCAGGGGAAACTACAGCTAACGATTTATTACAAAGAGGAGAAACTGACATGATGTTAAATATTGCTTCAGACCCGGGGGCTCACTTCCCACAAAAAGCTGTAAAACACATGGCAAAAATACCATTAGTATGTATAGAACCTCATGAAACTCCTACAACTCAATTAGCAAATATTATAATCCCCCCAGCAATCGCAGGAGTTGAAGTTGAAGGAACAGCATATAGAATGGATGGTGTTCCAATTAAATTAAGAAAAGTTATTGATCCTCCAGAAGGCGTTTTACCAGATAAAGAAATATTAAAGAGGCTCATTAAGAAAGTTAAAGAGATGCTCTAAAAAATTTAATAAGAAAAATATAAATATTGAATTTATACTTAATGAAATATCAGGGTGGGCGTGCAACGCTAACCATCTTTGGGTATCCTACATCCTGCGTTACACGTTAGAGGATGTTGGAGGGGAACCCATAAGGGACCCTCCAACATTATTATTTTAGGCACTTAAATTTATTAATTTAAATTAATAAATTAAATATTATAAATAAAATAATAAAATTATATCGATTTTTCTTTTTTTGCTAAGATTTTGTTAATTCCATCTATAACTGCTTCAACTGAAGCTCTAACTATATCTTCACTTGCTGCTTTTGTAGTAATTTCTTTTCCATATCCTTCTAATGTTACAATAACCTCTGCTAGTGCATCAGTACCTCCAGTTATGGCATTTATATGATACTCTTTAAGTTTTATTTTTTCTCCTATTGCCTTTTGTATGGCTTTAACGGCTGCATCCACTGGTCCAACACCAATAGCTGAAGTTTTTTTAAGATTTTCTTCAATTTTTAAAGCAACTGATGCTGTTGGAATAACTTTATTTCCGGTCATAACTGCTATTTGCTCTAATTCAACAACTCTTTCTTCTTTAGCTAATTTACCGACAACATCTTCGACTATTGCTTCAACATCTCTATCGGTAACTCTCTTTCCTTTATCTCCAAGAGCTTTAATTCTCTTAACTATCTCCTCAAATTGCTCTTTATTTATGTCTTTACCAATCTCAATGCCCAACTCTTTTAACTTTGCCTCAATTGCATGAGTTCCTGTGTGCTTACCTAATATTATTTTTCTCTTCTGTCCAACTAATTCTGGTGGAATTGGTTCGTAGGTTAATGCATGAGCTAAAACTCCATGGGCATGTATTCCGCTTTCATGAGCAAATGCATTTTCCCCAACAATTGCCTTATTTGGTTGAACTTTAATTTCTGTGTATTTTGATACAAGTTGAGAAATTTCATAAAGTTTTTCAGTCTTAATTTTAGTTTTAACTCCATAAATTGACATTAA encodes the following:
- the vhuA gene encoding F420-non-reducing hydrogenase Vhu subunit A gives rise to the protein MGKIVIEPLSRLEGHGKVTITLDENGNPKDVKLHITALRGFEQFVVGRPAEEVPRIVPRICGICQTPHHLASVKAVDNAWDVEIPEPAKKLRELMNIGNIIHSHALHFYFLAAPDFVLGVDADPKIRNVIGVINKAPEVAKQAIELRKFGQKIVEMIGGKAIHPVTGIPGGQAKRLTEEERDELLKDIDRMIEYAKNGVELIKKLNEQYMDLIKTLGVIDTWYLGLVKDGKHNVYDGTLRFLSPDGKEKVEFKPNEYLDYIGEHVVSYNYVKHPFYKKVGYPEGIYRVGPLSMLNVCDSMETDLAEEYRKEFFDIFGFPANQSLAYHHARLIELVKACEKAKILLEDNDITSDDIKAEVEPKAGNGVGVVYAPRGVLIHNYETDENGIVVKANMIVASTHNVPTMEKAIQQAAKEIFK
- the vhuU gene encoding F420-non-reducing hydrogenase selenoprotein subunit VhuU, with the translated sequence MAEKSTVKVDEAKLNLIEIVLRAYDPUYSCAAHIIVKDKKGEKIIEVIKE
- the vhuB gene encoding F420-non-reducing hydrogenase associated-polyferredoxin VhuB — its product is MSITIQKEACLVCYACQAECPTKAIDIDSFKVCSLCMSCVKVCPTGALVEEEIEINGKKVKRVNYLAHKCKKCGQCAEACLVGIKKVDDEFPYSKGHCVLCQKCIEVCPIEIISLPGIIDKPRKEIKVPKEPIVVTEACVGCGLCVDECPVDAIRLEGNKAVIDKSKCVYCSICAQTCPWNAIFVAGRIPKKRRKEVKKFEVDAEKCIFCLKCVEICPGNMIKVDKENMIVIPPKSCPACKLCVNICPVDALELDVKLASPHPITDEGLVIVEEDFEVLKKCASVCPTEAIVVDEEKKEVRMCIVCGACTIACPTGALKLGKIVHNGKEYNRIEFSPYLCDRCGKCVEVCPMKTLRLTKSKKLPLKGYCVMCLLCLSCAQAEKKNVLTLK
- a CDS encoding formylmethanofuran dehydrogenase subunit B; this translates as MVKVVRNVVCPFCATLCDDLEILVEDNHIVGTRHACRIGNAKFMHFEGAVRYTEPLMRENKKDDFKKVDYDTAIEETARLLVESSLPLIYGWSATECHSQMYGVELAELVGAVIDNTASVUHGPSVMALQDVGYPVCTLGEVKNRADVVIFWGSNPMHAHPRHMSRYSIFARGFFRERGREDRTMIVVDPRETDTAKLADIHLQVEPHKDYELISAMRAVLKGFELQVDKVAGIPAELIYEAVEICKNAQFGQLFFAMGVTMTRGKHRNIDNAIQLVIDLNAYTKFGLMPMRGHYNVNGFNQVLTWVTGYPFGIDFSRGYPRYNPGETTANDLLQRGETDMMLNIASDPGAHFPQKAVKHMAKIPLVCIEPHETPTTQLANIIIPPAIAGVEVEGTAYRMDGVPIKLRKVIDPPEGVLPDKEILKRLIKKVKEML
- a CDS encoding 2-isopropylmalate synthase, with protein sequence MIIYKEENEIIKKALKNIDIPNRVYIFDTTLRDGEQTPGVSLTPEEKIEIAIKLDDLGVDVIEAGFPVSSLGEQEAIKKICSLNLNAEICGLARAVKKDIDVAIDCGVDRIHTFIATSPLHRKYKLKKSKEEIIDIAVNAIEYIKEHGIRVEFSAEDATRTELDYLIEVYKKAVDAGADIINVPDTVGVMIPRAMYYLINELKKEIKVPISVHCHNDFGLAVANSLAAVEAGAEQVHCTINGLGERGGNAALEEVVMSLMSIYGVKTKIKTEKLYEISQLVSKYTEIKVQPNKAIVGENAFAHESGIHAHGVLAHALTYEPIPPELVGQKRKIILGKHTGTHAIEAKLKELGIEIGKDINKEQFEEIVKRIKALGDKGKRVTDRDVEAIVEDVVGKLAKEERVVELEQIAVMTGNKVIPTASVALKIEENLKKTSAIGVGPVDAAVKAIQKAIGEKIKLKEYHINAITGGTDALAEVIVTLEGYGKEITTKAASEDIVRASVEAVIDGINKILAKKEKSI